The Glycine max cultivar Williams 82 chromosome 12, Glycine_max_v4.0, whole genome shotgun sequence genome window below encodes:
- the LOC100499857 gene encoding AN1-type zinc finger protein isoform X1, with product MDHDKTGCQAPPEGPILCINNCGFFGSAATMNMCSKCHKDILLKQEQAKLAASSIGNIMNGSSSSTEKEPVVAAAANIDIPVIPVEPKTVSVQPLFGSGPEGSVEAKPKDGPKRCSSCNKRVGLTGFNCRCGDLFCAVHRYSDKHNCPFDYRTAAQDAIAKANPVVKAEKLDKI from the coding sequence ATGGACCATGACAAGACTGGGTGCCAAGCTCCTCCTGAAGGTCCTATATTGTGCATCAACAACTGTGGGTTTTTTGGAAGTGCAGCTACCATGAACATGTGTTCTAAATGCCACAAAGACATATTGCTGAAACAGGAGCAGGCCAAGCTTGCAGCATCATCCATTGGGAATATTATGAATGGGTCATCAAGCAGCACTGAAAAGGAacctgttgttgctgctgctgctaaTATTGATATCCCAGTTATTCCAGTAGAGCCTAAAACTGTCTCTGTGCAACCTTTATTTGGTTCAGGTCCAGAGGGGAGTGTTGAGGCAAAGCCGAAGGATGGACCAAAACGTTGCAGCAGCTGCAACAAGCGAGTTGGTTTGACAGGGTTTAATTGTCGATGTGGTGACCTTTTTTGTGCTGTACATCGCTACTCAGACAAGCATAATTGCCCATTTGATTACCGCACTGCCGCTCAAGATGCTATAGCTAAAGCAAACCCAGTTGTCAAGGCTGAAAAGCTTGATAAGATCTAA